The window TGTAGTTGATGAGAAAGTGGCGAAGAAagccaagaaagaaaaaaatgagattgatgacaagaaagtggcaaaaaaaaacaagaaagatgaaaatgaagTTTATGTCGAGAAAGTGGCAAAGAAagccaagaaagaaaaaaatgaagctgaTGGTGAGAAAGTGGCGAAGAAAgccaagaaggaaaaaaatgaagctgaTGCCGAGAAAGTGGCCAAGAAagccaagaaagaaaaaaatgaagctgaTGGCGAGAAAGTGGCCAAGAAagccaagaaagaaaaaaatgaagctgaTGGCGAGAAAGTGGCCAAGAAagccaagaaagaaaaaaatgaagctgaTGGCGAGAAAGTGGCCAAGAAagccaagaaagaaaaaaacaatcattataTTAGTGGCTCTCACGTTACAGATGACATTGCAGTCGtcaaaaagatgaaaaagaaacaagaaaaggACAAAAGTGAGGGTAAGAAGAAAAGTAAGGTGACACAAGTTAaacatgaaaatgttgaaatgcaGGAAGAAGCCGAGAAGATGCTGAAGAAAGCCAAGAAGGAACCAAATATGATACCAGTTGTGAGTCCAGAGgaaaatattaaacataatGTAAAGAGGAAAAAGGACATAGCGGAACAgaatgaaacaacaaaaaagaagaaaattgctAAACTAAAATTATCTGACAGTGAAGTGGCTACAAAAACACCAGAAGGACAAGAGGTTGGCGAGGTGaagctgaagaagaaaaagaagaaggccTCACCAAACAATGAACAAGCTGAAGATTCCATCAAAGAAGCACAGAAGGAAGAAAACCCCGCAAAAAGTGACGTTGGCATAGAAGGTgagacaaaagaaaagaaaaaaggagaaaagcCCAAGAAGAGAAAGTCTTCTGAGCTCGGCGCAGAAGGAGACACTGAATCtgaaaagaacaaacaaaaagttaaaaagcCTCAATATGAAGAGACCGAATACAAGGAACCGagcaagaaaaacagaaaggcTTCGATTAAGGAAGAGAAACGGCTTGAGGAAGTGTATCCTGACTTGACGGAAAAGGTGAAGAAGGAGATGGAGAAGAAGGTGAAGAAGAAGGAGACGAAGAAGAAGGTGAAGGAGACGAAGGTGAAGGAGACGAAGGTGAAGGAGGAGGCAATTGAAGATGAGTTTGACGACCATGTGGTGAGTGTATCGTTGTTTGATATTGTTGACCATTTTACATGCTTGGTTCAACTTTTTGGGCTTTATGTTTTAGGATGCTCTCGAAGCAGACGTGGTGTTCTTGTCAGAAAGGACTGGAAACGCTGATGAGGTGAACATCAACCAGGTAAATATCAAGCATGacattgctttgttttattttgctttctcACATTTCCTTAAAAggatattttattcatttagccattttcagcagtaaggagttaatattttgtctataatttatTTGCTAACTTCATTTATTGTTCACGTACAAAATCATACCTCTGAAAAAACAATTTGCGAATGTCTCATGACCAAAACCTGAAAACAAGTAAATCGCGATTGCTCGTTAACTGAGCTCTGAAcacctgtgatgtaattttcagtcgagagCAATAGGCAGAATGTGATTTTAAAGTCATGattcatctttatttttatagcgctttcaaacagccttagctgtcacaaagcgcttaacagaaacagacaacataacataaaacattaacaatCATACGatcataacaaaacaacaaatctttttttcccttcctacATATGCTTTGAATTTTGAAACGGTTAAAAATGAAAGAGAAGAGGTTCAGTCTAATTTCAAAAGTTGATCACAGATGTCTGCTACTAGCTAAGTtagagcaaaatccagccgtttttgtccatctcagtgggcggccattttgccacttgctgtcgaccgaagataacatcacagttaatcaggcaatgaccaatcatagctcacctgtttcctgaagctgagctttgattggttgttacctgaggcctgagctactgttatgtcattttcactcggcagcaaatggcaaaatactgctggattttgctacttaactcctattccactaacgcaattttaaccaaaataccgtatttcgactagtggggctgcatggagcttattgttgtcaagaatttttttgggggggttgactttttttattacacatgaaaaataatgttatcaaatgacagacaaaatattaacgttttattgctgaaaatggctaagagtcaagtatccctttaattacTCTGTCACTATACACTGCTGGCATAACTGAAtgaacaaatacagtatatatttgtaaataataaataagtaaatttaGTTAATAATTGGAATAATTTCCCACGCCACACTATGGCGTCACGGCACCCTGGTTGGGGTGCAACTGTAATCAGTTTTGAGTTGAGGGGACAGTGACAGGAAGCAGACTCGTACCTCTCCGACAActtgttgctttttatttttattttacattgttcttttttttttgctgattctgTTAGACTCCTCTCCATGCTTGTTGATATAGTTTTTCGCTCTATCACAGGAAAGACGACAGGCTTTGCAGATGGAGGTCGACGAGGCCTCTCGGCCTCAAAAAGTCagtgttccttttttctttacaatttaAAGTGCTTTGAAGGCCATGTCATTCAAAGTGCACAACAGTGATATTAagatttctaaaacaaaacaaaacagaatctttGTCAAGATATAATTTTACAGTAATAGTAAAATTTTAACTGCAGAATTTGAGTGTATAAGTAAAAGCAACTCTCAACGTTCTTCAAAGTGCATTAATTGTTGTCGCTTTCTAACAATTGTTGCCCAAATCTCATCTCAGGGGTTTGGTCAGTGGAGCACCGCCCAGTTTGAAAGCTCTGAGCAGCAGCAGAAGTTCCTCCGGTTGATGGGTGGCTTCAAGAATGGCTTCCAGCCAACTGCTGCTGCAAATGCACCAAAGCCAAATATGGCACTCGGCCAGGACGCACAGGTGCATCTACAGCAAGGACTCATGGGAGAGTTTGAGCGTGCCCACTCACGCCGAATAGACTTTAAAAGCAGAGGCGCAGGACTTGGGTTTAGTGACGCATCCAAAAAGACATTCTCTATTGACGTCAATGCATGTCGATCTGTCCGCTTTGATGACTGAGCATACATTTGTAGGTCTTAAAAATGTGGAGTTtgctgttttaaaataatataccaTTAGAGACATAATGGCTGTATTTTTCAAAGtaatgttttaataatattcTACTGTTGGCTCATACAGATAGTTAAATtaacaaaagattttttttttaaatgcaaactcAAATTTTAACAGCATTTTTTCCAATTACATCAAGCTCTTTGACTTATCAATTCCTGTAAATAAACAATCTCTacacaaatgtttgttgtatgAGACACTtacttgaaaaatgaaaaaaacaaaaaactttcccCCAACTGTGAAAGTACAATCACAAAGTATTGAAAAATGCAAacgattaacattttatttcattcttgcAACCATCTGCAGTAAGCTAGaagtgttcatttaaaaaaaaaaaaaaaaaaaacgttgcttACTCTCTGTGAAATTGCCACAAAATTGAATTGATGGTGTGTGGTAGGGAAAATGAGCACCAAATGAAAACTGAAACGAGCAATGGGCCAAGTACAACTTCATTAAGATGCACCCGAATACAGTGCAGACTGCAAGGTGAGCCTTGAGGTCT of the Vanacampus margaritifer isolate UIUO_Vmar chromosome 7, RoL_Vmar_1.0, whole genome shotgun sequence genome contains:
- the knop1 gene encoding uncharacterized protein knop1 isoform X1 produces the protein MTIVIDEVKRLALQRDIDQESFPKQLSESNHRCVLVQRPQDQMKIQIEAVTDENAGKKIKKPKNEQTSPSKMNKPTIADGTAQSVKKKKNKVKMEEFGMKVPLSLEVGDEEKEKKKKKVVNGSVIDGNCKETKINKKLTGSQEGTEKTSNEKKSKNKTPIEHQNATVVDEKVAKKAKKEKNEIDDKKVAKKNKKDENEVYVEKVAKKAKKEKNEADGEKVAKKAKKEKNEADAEKVAKKAKKEKNEADGEKVAKKAKKEKNEADGEKVAKKAKKEKNEADGEKVAKKAKKEKNNHYISGSHVTDDIAVVKKMKKKQEKDKSEGKKKSKVTQVKHENVEMQEEAEKMLKKAKKEPNMIPVVSPEENIKHNVKRKKDIAEQNETTKKKKIAKLKLSDSEVATKTPEGQEVGEVKLKKKKKKASPNNEQAEDSIKEAQKEENPAKSDVGIEGETKEKKKGEKPKKRKSSELGAEGDTESEKNKQKVKKPQYEETEYKEPSKKNRKASIKEEKRLEEVYPDLTEKVKKEMEKKVKKKETKKKVKETKVKETKVKEEAIEDEFDDHVDALEADVVFLSERTGNADEVNINQERRQALQMEVDEASRPQKGFGQWSTAQFESSEQQQKFLRLMGGFKNGFQPTAAANAPKPNMALGQDAQVHLQQGLMGEFERAHSRRIDFKSRGAGLGFSDASKKTFSIDVNACRSVRFDD
- the knop1 gene encoding uncharacterized protein knop1 isoform X2, producing the protein MKIQIEAVTDENAGKKIKKPKNEQTSPSKMNKPTIADGTAQSVKKKKNKVKMEEFGMKVPLSLEVGDEEKEKKKKKVVNGSVIDGNCKETKINKKLTGSQEGTEKTSNEKKSKNKTPIEHQNATVVDEKVAKKAKKEKNEIDDKKVAKKNKKDENEVYVEKVAKKAKKEKNEADGEKVAKKAKKEKNEADAEKVAKKAKKEKNEADGEKVAKKAKKEKNEADGEKVAKKAKKEKNEADGEKVAKKAKKEKNNHYISGSHVTDDIAVVKKMKKKQEKDKSEGKKKSKVTQVKHENVEMQEEAEKMLKKAKKEPNMIPVVSPEENIKHNVKRKKDIAEQNETTKKKKIAKLKLSDSEVATKTPEGQEVGEVKLKKKKKKASPNNEQAEDSIKEAQKEENPAKSDVGIEGETKEKKKGEKPKKRKSSELGAEGDTESEKNKQKVKKPQYEETEYKEPSKKNRKASIKEEKRLEEVYPDLTEKVKKEMEKKVKKKETKKKVKETKVKETKVKEEAIEDEFDDHVDALEADVVFLSERTGNADEVNINQERRQALQMEVDEASRPQKGFGQWSTAQFESSEQQQKFLRLMGGFKNGFQPTAAANAPKPNMALGQDAQVHLQQGLMGEFERAHSRRIDFKSRGAGLGFSDASKKTFSIDVNACRSVRFDD